The stretch of DNA ccttcttcatagtccaactctcacatccatacatgaccactggaaaaaccatagccttgactagatgaacctttgttggcaaagtagtctctgcttttgaatatgctatctaggttggtcataactttccttccaaggagtaagcgactttgaatttcatggctgcagtcaccatctgtagtgattttggagcccagaaaaataaagtctgacactgtttccccatctatttcccatgaaatggtgggaccggatgccatgatcttcgttttctgaatgttgagctttaagccaactttttcacttgcctctttcactttcatcaagaggcttttgagttcctcttcactttctgccataagggtggtgtcatctgcatatctgacgttattgatatttctcccggcaatcttgattccagtttgtgtttcttccagcccagcatttctcatgatgtactctgcatataagttaaataagcagggtgacaatatacagccttgacatactccttttcctatttggaaccagtctgttgtttgttccatgtccagttctaactgttgcttcctgacctgcatacaaatttctcaagaggcagatcaggtggtctggtattcccatctcttgaagaattttccagtttattgtgatccacacagtcaaaggctttggcatagtcaataaagcagaagataaCCTATTATTTAAGCTTCAGCTCATCTTTTTCAagattctatatattttataatacatataacaGTAACGTGTATTACATGTCATTTACAAGTagctttcatgtgtgtgtgtgtgtgttagttgcttagtcatgtccgactctttgcaatcccatagaccacagcccaccaggcccctccatccatgggattctccaggcaagaacacaggagtgggttgccatttccttctctccaaaAGAAACGATAGAAAGAAAgtaaatttgctcagtcgtgtccaactctttgcgaccccatggacggtagcctaccaggctcctccatccatggaactttcatgtgtgtatgtgataaaaaaaatatatatttgtcccTAGTTACTGGCAACATGGCTCCCCTGGAATCTATGTAGTGATTTGGCCTTTTTTATGTTAATGATATGACTGGTGGCTGAGGACCCCTCAATAGCTTCAGGATGGggactggtcaccagaaagacttAATTAGTGGCTTGGAACTCTTGGCCTCACTCCCTGGCCTCTAGGGAGAAGAGAGGTGCTAGAAATAGATATTTACCAATGGCCAgtgatttaaatgatttaaacaaTCATACCTACACAATGGAACCTctgtaaaaaaaattctaaatgacagggttcagagagcttcaggttggtgaacacatcaAGATGCTGGAAGTGTGACCATGCCCAGAGAAGACACAGAAGCTCACACACACCTCATTCTCCATACCTTGCCCCATGCATCTTTCatttggctgttcctgagttatagtTATAAAGACCAGTAATAATAGGTTTTCCTAAGTTCTATGAGCTGTTCAAACAAATTACTGAACCTGAAGAAGCAGCCATCCTCAGGAACCCTCAATTTGTAGCCAAGCTGAAGAGAAGTGTGGATAACTTGGGACCCTAATACTAGTAACTGGCACCTGACGTGAGGGCAGTCTTATGGGAGTGAGTCCTTAAACCTGTGCGCAGTTTGACTCTAATCCAGggagtgtcagaattgagttgaattgtagaaTACCCAGTTGGTGtctgcaaagaaatggagaactGCTAGGTGTGGAAAAACCCCACATTTGGTGTCAGAAATGTTGTGAGTAAAAGCAGCTCAGTTATTATACTGGCTTGTCACTAGGTAACACATGGTTAACAATCCATTTCACCCcttactgtgtgatcttgggcaggtcACAGTCTCACCAAGCcatttcttcaattaaaaaatggaaatactacCCTTGACCTCAACGGATTACGGTAAGGATTAAACAAGAAACCTATGTAGAGTACCCAATACACAGATGGTACTTGATAAATTCTCCAGTGATAGAGCACAAAATGCTATGCTGCACTTTTTGTTTTTAGGAGGGAACCAAACTCCTTTTCAGTCTACAACCTGAAGATATAACGTGTTAGCATGTGTCAGAACTCAGGTGGTGGTGGGTGACAGATGGCCAAATGGTCTGCAAAGGGACTCCAGGGTAGGGCACCAGTGATAAAGCAGCCCAGCACCAGGTACCTTATCCCAGTCTGCCTGTAGTAAACCAACAGCCTACATGCTAGTGCATGTTAAGTGGGTCTTCGATCTGGAATACCAATAACAGAATTCTGCCTAAATGATTTTTACATGTATTTGTCAATATCAACCATCTCActgaaagaaacaatgaaaaatgcTTGAGAAAAGTAactttaatattattaatatctgGACTGTGGTATACAAAATTGACATTCtcagagtaaaatttaaaatggccAGAGTAATGTTACAAAAACTTCTCTAGAAATAACATAGTTCTATGAAGTTTACAGAGTAtgcctaaaagaaaaatataagaataccTGAGCAAAGAAATATTAACCTAGTGCTCAGAATACCAAAATATATCTATGAGGGAAAGCAGGAGCAGGAAAAGCAGGAAAGCAGGAAAAGAGCAGGAAAGCAGTAACacaaaatttgcaaaaaaaagtTAGAACAAAAACTCACTTTTTGAGTTCTTTCACCTTAAGCCTGAAGGCTTCATGCTCCCAAAGAATCCAATTATGGGAACAAATTACCTCATACTCAAGTTTTGCTCTAAAATACTATAAAACAGGTTATATTCTCAAGTTTTATTAAGTTGTTTATACAAACTTAAAGTCATGAGCATGACTTCAGGATCTGAGCTTTTTATGTCAAGTGCTTTAACCAAGCAGTCTAAGGCCTCCTGTATTTTTCCACACTCTTTCAGTTCTTTTCCATGCAAGACAAGAGTGTCATAGTCATTCACAGCCTCCATTGCCTCATCCTGGGGAGAGTCAACCAACTGTCCATCAGACAAAGGCTCAGGGTCACCTGGAGAGGTCTCCTGAGCCAGAGCACCAGGCTTAGATGTACTTAACTGACTGGATTTATTTTCTGAAGACAGTGTTTCTCTGGAAGGATCTTCTTTTGTATGCTCTGGGGCTTCGTCACCACTTTCCTCTGCTCCTTCCTCCAGATAATCTTCAACAACCTTTGCTTCACTGCTATTGTCAAGTCTTTCCTCCATATCTTCCACGTGGTCTAAAACCACATTAATAAGAGACCTCCTAGAAGCCAGGGATCTTCTAGAGTTTACAGACTTATTTATACTGTCAGATATTTTAGGTGAAAAGAACCTTTCAGGTAGACTGATGTCATTTTTGGGAGTTGAGGCATCAAactgttttacagataaaaatgGGAAGGGAGATGTGTTGAATGGGTTTGTGCTTGAAGTATCTTTAAAAGTATGTTCATCTTCATTATCTGAATCAATTCGTCTGGCTTTTCTTCTGAGTTTCACATTAACTACTTCTTCTGGCTCATCATCTTCCTCAGAAAGATCCACACTGAGACATGCTTTGCTATGCACTGACTCTGCTCTGGAATTAGCTGCAGAGCCACACAAGctattttctttctccacatgctCCAAAAACTGACTGGAAAGATTTTGTCCATTGTCTGCAGAGTCTTCCAAGAAAAGATTGAAATCACATGCATACTGTCCTGAAGAGGCTAAAGGTTCCTCTTCCAATTTGGCCTCATTCGCTTGAGCATCCTGCAGTGCACTGTGGGCTGCTGTTAAGTCATCATCAGCTATTTTAATAACAGATACATTCGATTCTGGCCTTTGATATTCCTTTGTTTTGGGATTAGCAGGCGAGGGATTGCAATGATGTAAAACCTCATCATCCTCTAGTTGATCTAGATTTGGTCCAAGATCAACTCTGGCTGACTTGCTaggtaaataattaaaacttgcCAGAGGGCTCTCTTGCTCTGACTCCTGCATAAACCCCTCTTGTGATGCCTCTTTTTGTAGAGCCATCCCTGATAAAGAGTCAGGGAAAATCTCTTCTACATCTCCACACCCTTTGGGTAAAGTAGTGACAAAGTCATCATTAAGTGTAATTATACATGGGTGCCTACCATCTTGTGGGATGGTATCATTCAGCTTTATCCTGGAGAGATCTTTCTCATCCTCTTTGGGCAGATCATCAATGATTACGCTGGCCATTAGAGAACTGATTTCTTCCTGGGTGTGATAAATAGGTAGATGAGATGAAGGCTGAGGCTGTGGTTTATTTACTTTGGGACGTTTCTTCTTTGTTTGATATACAGGTTCTCTCAGCCAGATGCCCTCATTCCCCATTTTTTGTCTTTCCATTAAGAGCTCTGTATTTTGAGACTCGGATTCAACAAGGAATTGAGCTTTCTGAACCCTTTGTTGAATATAGTGAGAGTCTTCGATCACATCAAGCTCTTCTTTAACAGACAGGTCACGCGTGTACATCAAATCATGGTCTGAGATTCCAGCTATCCTCAAAGAGTGCAGGAAGGCAATATGTTCATCTAGGTTCTTATCAGATCTCCTCTGAGCAGCATGCAAAGACTGAAGCTGCAGCTGGGTTGCAGAGTTCTGAAAATCCTCAATTGTAAAGAGCTCTCTCAATTCTTGTTTACTAAAATATCGGAAAGGGTTCTTCTTATCACCAGTAGTTTGTCTTATTAATGAGTCCTTGAAAACCTGTCTTCGGTATATTTTTTCCTCTACAGTTCCACAAGTGATAAGCCTATAAACTAcaacattttctttctgtccAATTCGGTAAACCCTATCCACGGCTTGAGCATCAGTTGCAGGATTCCAGCTAGGGTCAAAGATGACCACTCTGCTTGCTGCCGTTAGTGTTAAGCCAACACCACCTACTTGAGTGGTAAGCAGAAAAACAGAGTAATCTTTATTTTGCTGGAATAAACTAATTCTTTTTTCTCGTTCCACAAGATGAGTAATTGTTCCATCAATTCGCAATATCTTAAAGTGCCTATTCTTTAAGAGACGTTCAATGATGTTTAGAATTCGTCTTGACTGGGAAAACACCAGAGTTTGATGCCCTTCATCTCGCAGTTTCTTAAGCAGGTCCATTAGAAATAACATCTTTCCAGATTCTTCCATCAGTGTATCATCACTTATTTGATCAATATGGTCCACATCTGAGGAATCTTCCCCTTCAATTTCATCCTGAACAGAGAATTTGGCAGCTCCTAGATTCAGCAAACCACAAGCTCGTGCAGATAGCAGCCTAGGATGATCACAGAGCTTCTTTAAgacacccagctcagccaaagGTGAGCGTGTCTCCATTAACAACTCCTTGATATGATCTAGAGACACAAATTTCCTGTATATTTCTTCTTGTAAAGGTACAAGACGTATCCaaataattaaatcatttttCCTGGAAAGGGAAGGCATTTCACATATGGCACCAACATCTGGACTCTTTTCACTAAGCTGGACCTCTGGGTTGCTTGACTTTTTCTTCTGTACCTCTTCTTTAGTCCTCCTGAGAAAATAGGGCTTTATGATTGCCATtaagttttcagatattttaaatccCAAAGCTTTTTCCCCTGGGGTAGCATCCTTCTCTCTTGCTCTAGTAATAGGATTTTCATACtccattttaaaagttcttagtGTTCCTAGCAGGGACCCTTGACAAGCAAAATCAAATAGGGACCATAGTTCTTGTAAATTATTCTGGATTGGGGTTCCTGTGAGGAGGATGCGATTACTGGCAGGGATTGCACGAGCACATATTGCTGACTTGGTAGAcgagctttttattttatgtgcttCATCAAGGATGACATAGTCCCACAAAAACTCTTGGCCATTCAAGCTGGAAAGCTGCTGCCAATTATTGATTAACATTTGGTATGTGGTGATAATGACACCATTCCTTTGCTGAATCCGACAGAGGTTTCTGGTACGTTCATCCTTGCTAGGACCATGAAAAGTTTTGACTCTCATTCCTGGAGTCCACTTGACAAATTCTCTTAGCCATATGCTGATGAGACTGGTTGGCATGATCAGCAGCACATGGTTCACAAGTGAAGCATCAAACATACCAGAAAGGAAAGCAATGATTTGAACAGTCTTTCCTAACCCCATATCATCTGCCAGAATGCCACCTCTCCTTCCATCCCTATACAGGCTGTACAGGAAAGCTATACCTTCCTTCTGGTACTCATATAGTTGGTTATGCAGTTCTTGATAAAGCAGCAGGCCAGAGTTGCACACATCTATGAATTCATCATCTCCATGTTCTGCCAACTCCTCCAAGGCTTCCTGTATTTTTTGGATTCTGCTCATCACCTTTTCGTTAGGAAAAATGTCCTTTGCCAAGTTGAAAAGTTTAAGTGCTTGTTCCAGATCTCCATTCTTAGTTGCTTCTTTGGCCTCCTTCACGTATCTGTaaaaataaggttaaaaaaagCTATGCATACATAGAGAGAGACTGATAGAagattagaaagaaaggaaacaaattgaACATTCAGTCTAAGAATGCTTTAGAGTCCATTTTGGAACCCAAACCATAGTTGAGCTTTCAATATCTTCAATTCAGGATGGGAAAGATTAGCACAGAAGATACCACTTAAGAAGACACAAATATCCACCAAACCCTGCTAGCAACAACTTCAGGTACTAATTGTAGGAAATAACCAACCTATATTGTGGGAGCATGGAAACAAGAACATACATAAGCACTTCTCAGGCCTTATTTTTCTGGATCTCTGTGATACATTTCACGGTTGATCACTCTGTCCTTGCAAATCCCTCCCTCCACTGGATTCATATAGTTTCCTCCTGGTTTCCTCCCCCATCACTGGCCATTTCCTCTCTGGGTCTTTCTCAGGTTCCTATTCTTCCTCCCCAAAGGCTCAGTCCTAGCCCTCTTCTcactccttttcctttctccttattGTCTCCTAGAGCTGCCACTCCCACCTATGTGTTCCTAACTCCCAAAACACTTTCTCCAACCCAAGGCTTGCCCTCAAGCTCTAGTCTAGACCCATATTCCAACTGCCTTCTGTACATCTCCACTTGAAAGTTTCACAGGCACCTCCAATTCAATTAATTCCAAACTAAACTTATTATTTCCCCTCTTAAGGCGTGTTTCTCCGTTTGTATGGTAATAAATGACAGTAACATCCACTCAGCCATACAAGCTAAAAATCTAAAGATCATCCTTGACTCCAACCCAAATGAGTGATCcttgccttttctctctttctaaccACCTCGTCCCTTAGCCAACAGTCCCCCAAGCCCTCCTAACTTTATTTCCCAAAGATAACCTGTGTCTTGCTCTCTCATCTCTACCACTACTGTGGTCCAAGTCACCATCATCTCTGGATTGGATAACTGCAACTTCCTACTCACTGGTTTCCCTATGTCCACTCTTGGCCCCTCCAACATATTCTCTGCACAGGAGTCAGAGATACTGTCTTAAAACATAGAAGAAATTGTCCGTCCTTTGCTTAAAAGTCTTCAGTGGTTTACAGTTGATAGATTTGGAAAGGGTGCCACAACAATTCACTGAGGAAAGAGTAGTCTTTTTAAGTAAATATccatgtgcaaaagaatgaaattggtcCCCCACctcacaacatacacaaaaattaattcaaaatgaatcaaagacctaaatataagtgctgaaaccacaaaactcttagaagaaagttAGGTGTAATAGGTGTAACTCTgtcatgaccttggatttggcaatggtttcttagatatgatgcCAAACACATGTGCaaccaaagtaaaaaataaattgggCTTCATAAAAGCTAAAAACATTTGTGCTACAAAGGATaccatgaagaaagtgaaaagacaacccaaggaatgagagaaaatacttgcaaatcttGTACCTGATAAAGGATTTGTAcctagaatatacaaagaactcttacaactcaataactaaaagacaaaaagggacttccctggtggtccagtggttaggattcaacactttcactgccatggccctgggttcaatccttcatcagggaactaagatccggcccaaaaaaaaaaaaaaagacaagtaacCCAATTAAAATGGGCAAAGTATCTGactatttctccaaggaagatatacaaatagcttacaaccacatgaaaagatgctcaacattattagtcattagggaaaacgcaaaccaaaaccacaataacACTTCATGCCCATTAGGATGACtagaatcaaaaagagaaaataccaagtgttgacagcaaaacaaaaaagtggaaaaattgcAACTCTAtaacactgttggtaggaatgtaaaatggagtCAGTGCTTCAGAAATTAGTCCAtcagttccttaaaaagttacACATAGAGTTACCACGTAATTTAGGAATTCTACTcccaggtatatacccaagagaaatgaaaacatttggtCACAGAAAATCttgcacatgaatgttcacagcagtattataTTATTCACTAAACCAAAAGGGGAAataacacaaatgtccatcaaatgaTGATATACCAGATAAAAAGGTGATATACCCATACAAGGGAATatatgcagccataaaaaggaatgaaataatgctacaGCATGAATGAGTCTTAAAAACATTTTGCTACATGAAATAATAAGCCAGTCACTCACTGATACAGAggacaaattagtggttaccattGGGGAGAGGAATGGGGGTCGTGGCGGGCAACATAGGggtaagggattaagaggtactaactatcaggtataaaataagttacaagggtatattgtacaacacaggaaatatagccaatattttctaataactatatatggaatataagctttaaaaattgtgaatcactgtatcatacacctgtaacttacataatattgtacatcaactatacataaaaaagccagtcataaaagggcatatattttatgattctgtttatatgaaatgtccaagttaggcaaattcacagagaaagtatattagtggttgccaggggctggtggCTGGGGCATTCATGGACGAGAGGGTATGATGGCTGAAAGGTAAGGAATTTCTTTtaagggtgatgaaaatgttctaaaactaacTGTGGTGATGGGGTGCACAATTCTGTGAACatactaaaaattattaaacTGTACTCTTTTATAGTTTGAGAATGGAATGGTACCTCAACAAAtctgttaacaacaacaacaacaaaatcttcaGTGGCTTCCTATGGCCTAAGAATGAAGTTTAAGCTCTGTAGCCTGGCATTCCAGGCCCTGACTGATACACCCAGGAACTGCTGATCTCTCTGCCTTAACTTCTGCCACTTCCTGcctcaaacattttcttttaacctCTTATGCCCATCATACTACTTTGTCCTCCAAAGCTTAGCCTCACACTACCTTCCTCTTCTGGGCTATACTCCTCTCCAAGCTGACCTCACTCATTCTTTAAGACACTGTTTCTCAATGTTCTGCACAAtctcctggctgctgctgctgcatcatttcagtcgtgtccgactctgtgcgaccccatagatggcagcccaccaggctcccccgtccctgggattctccaggcaagaacactggagtgggttgccatttccttctccaatgcatgaaagtgaaaagtgaaagtgaagttgctctgttgtgtccaactcttcacgaccccatggactgcagcctaccaggctcctccacccatgggattttccaggctagagtactggagtgggttgccattgccttctccacaatctcctggaaggcttgttaaaacacagattgctggacCCCAACATCAGATTTTCTGATTCTGTAGTGAGGCCCAAGAATTTGTAGTTCTacaaa from Bos mutus isolate GX-2022 chromosome X, NWIPB_WYAK_1.1, whole genome shotgun sequence encodes:
- the ERCC6L gene encoding DNA excision repair protein ERCC-6-like isoform X1, whose product is MEVSRGFAEAGALSPEQAASYLRYVKEAKEATKNGDLEQALKLFNLAKDIFPNEKVMSRIQKIQEALEELAEHGDDEFIDVCNSGLLLYQELHNQLYEYQKEGIAFLYSLYRDGRRGGILADDMGLGKTVQIIAFLSGMFDASLVNHVLLIMPTSLISIWLREFVKWTPGMRVKTFHGPSKDERTRNLCRIQQRNGVIITTYQMLINNWQQLSSLNGQEFLWDYVILDEAHKIKSSSTKSAICARAIPASNRILLTGTPIQNNLQELWSLFDFACQGSLLGTLRTFKMEYENPITRAREKDATPGEKALGFKISENLMAIIKPYFLRRTKEEVQKKKSSNPEVQLSEKSPDVGAICEMPSLSRKNDLIIWIRLVPLQEEIYRKFVSLDHIKELLMETRSPLAELGVLKKLCDHPRLLSARACGLLNLGAAKFSVQDEIEGEDSSDVDHIDQISDDTLMEESGKMLFLMDLLKKLRDEGHQTLVFSQSRRILNIIERLLKNRHFKILRIDGTITHLVEREKRISLFQQNKDYSVFLLTTQVGGVGLTLTAASRVVIFDPSWNPATDAQAVDRVYRIGQKENVVVYRLITCGTVEEKIYRRQVFKDSLIRQTTGDKKNPFRYFSKQELRELFTIEDFQNSATQLQLQSLHAAQRRSDKNLDEHIAFLHSLRIAGISDHDLMYTRDLSVKEELDVIEDSHYIQQRVQKAQFLVESESQNTELLMERQKMGNEGIWLREPVYQTKKKRPKVNKPQPQPSSHLPIYHTQEEISSLMASVIIDDLPKEDEKDLSRIKLNDTIPQDGRHPCIITLNDDFVTTLPKGCGDVEEIFPDSLSGMALQKEASQEGFMQESEQESPLASFNYLPSKSARVDLGPNLDQLEDDEVLHHCNPSPANPKTKEYQRPESNVSVIKIADDDLTAAHSALQDAQANEAKLEEEPLASSGQYACDFNLFLEDSADNGQNLSSQFLEHVEKENSLCGSAANSRAESVHSKACLSVDLSEEDDEPEEVVNVKLRRKARRIDSDNEDEHTFKDTSSTNPFNTSPFPFLSVKQFDASTPKNDISLPERFFSPKISDSINKSVNSRRSLASRRSLINVVLDHVEDMEERLDNSSEAKVVEDYLEEGAEESGDEAPEHTKEDPSRETLSSENKSSQLSTSKPGALAQETSPGDPEPLSDGQLVDSPQDEAMEAVNDYDTLVLHGKELKECGKIQEALDCLVKALDIKSSDPEVMLMTLSLYKQLNKT
- the ERCC6L gene encoding DNA excision repair protein ERCC-6-like isoform X2 — translated: MSRIQKIQEALEELAEHGDDEFIDVCNSGLLLYQELHNQLYEYQKEGIAFLYSLYRDGRRGGILADDMGLGKTVQIIAFLSGMFDASLVNHVLLIMPTSLISIWLREFVKWTPGMRVKTFHGPSKDERTRNLCRIQQRNGVIITTYQMLINNWQQLSSLNGQEFLWDYVILDEAHKIKSSSTKSAICARAIPASNRILLTGTPIQNNLQELWSLFDFACQGSLLGTLRTFKMEYENPITRAREKDATPGEKALGFKISENLMAIIKPYFLRRTKEEVQKKKSSNPEVQLSEKSPDVGAICEMPSLSRKNDLIIWIRLVPLQEEIYRKFVSLDHIKELLMETRSPLAELGVLKKLCDHPRLLSARACGLLNLGAAKFSVQDEIEGEDSSDVDHIDQISDDTLMEESGKMLFLMDLLKKLRDEGHQTLVFSQSRRILNIIERLLKNRHFKILRIDGTITHLVEREKRISLFQQNKDYSVFLLTTQVGGVGLTLTAASRVVIFDPSWNPATDAQAVDRVYRIGQKENVVVYRLITCGTVEEKIYRRQVFKDSLIRQTTGDKKNPFRYFSKQELRELFTIEDFQNSATQLQLQSLHAAQRRSDKNLDEHIAFLHSLRIAGISDHDLMYTRDLSVKEELDVIEDSHYIQQRVQKAQFLVESESQNTELLMERQKMGNEGIWLREPVYQTKKKRPKVNKPQPQPSSHLPIYHTQEEISSLMASVIIDDLPKEDEKDLSRIKLNDTIPQDGRHPCIITLNDDFVTTLPKGCGDVEEIFPDSLSGMALQKEASQEGFMQESEQESPLASFNYLPSKSARVDLGPNLDQLEDDEVLHHCNPSPANPKTKEYQRPESNVSVIKIADDDLTAAHSALQDAQANEAKLEEEPLASSGQYACDFNLFLEDSADNGQNLSSQFLEHVEKENSLCGSAANSRAESVHSKACLSVDLSEEDDEPEEVVNVKLRRKARRIDSDNEDEHTFKDTSSTNPFNTSPFPFLSVKQFDASTPKNDISLPERFFSPKISDSINKSVNSRRSLASRRSLINVVLDHVEDMEERLDNSSEAKVVEDYLEEGAEESGDEAPEHTKEDPSRETLSSENKSSQLSTSKPGALAQETSPGDPEPLSDGQLVDSPQDEAMEAVNDYDTLVLHGKELKECGKIQEALDCLVKALDIKSSDPEVMLMTLSLYKQLNKT